From the genome of Phytohabitans rumicis, one region includes:
- a CDS encoding GH39 family glycosyl hydrolase gives MKFRYMRAGGAQLDGPGGWVSGRYDRRWNATRAQLLRTRSLGGEFIILPHDLRGADGFAISRFPGDNGNWADYDAFLTRLIDDVRATGVPVQWDIWNEPNLSLFWNRPQSQYFELWRRSYQRIRAAFPNHLIVGPSMAGVPSTGGWWVQYLDFVRANNVVPDIFSWHALPSDPVANVATANSTLDARGIPHPRAYQVNEYGASNEQRWSLRG, from the coding sequence GTGAAGTTCCGCTACATGCGTGCCGGCGGCGCCCAGCTGGACGGTCCGGGCGGCTGGGTGTCCGGCCGCTACGACCGCCGGTGGAACGCGACCCGCGCCCAGCTGCTGCGCACCCGGTCGCTGGGCGGCGAGTTCATCATCCTGCCGCACGACCTGCGGGGCGCCGACGGGTTCGCGATCTCCCGTTTCCCCGGCGACAACGGCAACTGGGCCGACTACGACGCGTTCCTGACCCGCCTCATCGACGACGTGCGGGCGACCGGCGTACCCGTGCAGTGGGACATCTGGAACGAGCCCAACCTGAGCCTGTTCTGGAACCGTCCGCAGTCGCAGTACTTCGAGCTGTGGCGCCGCAGCTACCAGCGGATCCGGGCGGCGTTTCCCAACCACCTGATCGTCGGCCCGAGCATGGCGGGCGTCCCCTCGACCGGCGGTTGGTGGGTGCAGTACCTCGACTTCGTCCGCGCCAACAACGTGGTGCCGGACATCTTCAGCTGGCACGCGCTGCCCAGCGACCCGGTGGCCAACGTCGCGACGGCGAACTCCACACTGGACGCCCGCGGGATCCCGCACCCGCGGGCGTACCAGGTCAACGAGTACGGCGCGTCCAACGAGCAGCGATGGAGCCTGCGCGGCTGA
- a CDS encoding family 43 glycosylhydrolase gives MASILCLAALLPGAAKADNPIVQQVYTADPAPLVYNGRVYLYTGHDEDGSTYFTMRDWRVWSSADMVNWTDHGSPMSLSTFSWASSDAWAGQAIYRNGKFYWYVPVRMSNGANAIGVGVSDSPTGPFRDALGRPLIQNAEIDPTVYIDDDGQAYLFYGNPRLWYVKLNADMISYSGGPTQIPLTTAGFGTRTGDANRPTLYEEGPWFYKRGGLYYMVFAAKCCSEFIAYTTAPGPTGPWTYRGTIMPTQGSSFTNHAGVIDFNGGSYFFYHNGALPGGGGFTRSVAVEKFSYNSDGSFPSINMSTAGVPQVGTLNPYVRQEAETIAWGSGIETEPSSEGGMSVGWIENGDYIKLKGVAFGTGASSFNARVASGASGGRIEVRLDSATGTPAGTCNVAGTGGWQTWSTVSCPVNGATGTHDLYLRFAGGSGSLFNVNWWQFSTGQSGGGFPSGYHQLVIGNNSLCLDVSGASTAAGAAVTQWTCGVQTNQRFQFVPVSDGYGRLQAQHSGYDVAVANSSTAAGVPNIVQQAPNSASNSLWLPVQQSDGSYSFRNRNSGLCLDVYGANSTLGQQLDQWQCKNAPGNNQDFTPR, from the coding sequence ATGGCAAGTATCCTTTGCTTGGCCGCGTTGCTTCCGGGCGCCGCCAAGGCGGACAACCCGATCGTGCAACAGGTCTACACCGCCGACCCGGCACCGCTGGTGTACAACGGCCGGGTCTATCTGTACACCGGACATGACGAAGATGGCTCGACCTACTTCACGATGCGCGACTGGCGGGTCTGGTCATCGGCCGACATGGTCAACTGGACCGACCACGGCTCGCCGATGAGCCTTTCCACCTTCAGCTGGGCGAGCTCAGACGCGTGGGCCGGGCAAGCCATCTACCGCAACGGCAAGTTCTACTGGTACGTCCCGGTGCGGATGTCCAACGGTGCCAACGCGATCGGAGTAGGGGTTTCGGACAGCCCGACCGGGCCGTTCCGCGATGCCCTCGGCCGCCCGCTGATCCAGAACGCCGAGATCGACCCCACCGTCTACATCGACGACGACGGGCAGGCGTACCTGTTCTACGGCAACCCGCGGCTGTGGTACGTCAAGCTCAACGCAGACATGATCTCGTACTCGGGCGGTCCGACCCAGATACCCCTTACCACCGCGGGATTCGGCACCCGCACCGGCGACGCCAACCGGCCGACCCTGTACGAGGAAGGTCCCTGGTTCTACAAACGCGGCGGCCTGTACTACATGGTGTTCGCGGCGAAGTGCTGCTCTGAGTTCATCGCCTACACGACCGCGCCCGGCCCGACCGGACCGTGGACCTATCGGGGCACCATCATGCCCACGCAGGGCAGCAGCTTCACGAACCACGCCGGTGTCATCGACTTCAACGGCGGCTCGTACTTCTTCTACCACAACGGCGCGTTGCCGGGCGGCGGAGGCTTCACCCGCTCCGTCGCGGTGGAGAAGTTCAGCTACAACTCGGACGGCTCGTTCCCGAGCATCAACATGAGCACGGCGGGGGTGCCCCAGGTCGGCACGCTCAATCCTTACGTGCGCCAGGAGGCCGAGACCATCGCCTGGGGGAGTGGCATCGAGACCGAGCCGTCCAGTGAGGGCGGAATGAGCGTCGGCTGGATCGAAAATGGCGACTACATCAAGCTCAAAGGCGTGGCTTTCGGCACCGGCGCCAGCTCGTTCAACGCCAGGGTGGCCTCCGGGGCCAGCGGCGGGCGGATCGAGGTGCGCCTGGACAGCGCCACCGGGACGCCCGCGGGGACATGCAACGTCGCGGGTACCGGTGGGTGGCAGACCTGGAGCACGGTCTCGTGTCCGGTCAACGGCGCGACCGGCACTCACGATCTATACCTGCGGTTCGCCGGCGGCAGCGGATCCCTGTTCAACGTGAACTGGTGGCAGTTCAGCACGGGCCAGTCGGGCGGCGGCTTTCCGAGCGGCTACCACCAGCTGGTGATTGGCAACAACAGTTTGTGTCTCGACGTGAGTGGCGCGTCGACGGCGGCTGGCGCGGCGGTCACCCAGTGGACGTGCGGCGTGCAGACGAATCAGCGTTTCCAGTTCGTACCCGTGTCGGATGGCTATGGCCGTTTGCAGGCCCAGCATTCGGGCTACGACGTGGCCGTGGCCAACAGCTCGACGGCGGCTGGGGTCCCAAACATTGTCCAGCAGGCACCCAACAGTGCTTCGAACAGCCTTTGGCTGCCTGTCCAGCAGTCTGATGGCTCCTACTCGTTCCGAAACCGGAACAGTGGCCTCTGCCTGGACGTGTACGGGGCCAACAGCACTCTCGGGCAGCAGCTCGACCAGTGGCAGTGCAAGAACGCTCCGGGCAACAACCAGGACTTCACGCCTCGCTGA